From Rhodospirillales bacterium, the proteins below share one genomic window:
- a CDS encoding acyl-CoA dehydrogenase — MLSFRLAEDQERLRARARAFARDVVAPHVEEMDRTNNYPWPVVKAMAAEGFMGLTIDPRYGGGGRPLIDALLVVEELAKVCGTVARICVDANTAVGKAIAEYGTEDQRARYLPKVVAGDKPAIAITEPDVGSAATSITTRAEKRGDHYLLNGEKRWITGAGVTGLYLVFARFEGKDGAAGIGGLLVEADTPGLSVPKVRVMMGVRGMPEGDVVFKDCKVPAANLIAPPGQGFKRLMTAYNVQRLGAATVALGIAQGAYELACGYAVRREQFGQPIGEFQGIQWMLADMRIQLEASRLLIYRAAAEAGHGFPDKVDSAIAKVHSADTAVAVTNMALQIHGAAGYSCDLPLERMVRDARMFSIGGGTAQMQRNLIGREALRSAKTQIQEVAE, encoded by the coding sequence ATGCTCAGCTTTCGCCTGGCCGAAGACCAGGAACGCCTCAGGGCCCGCGCGCGGGCCTTCGCCCGCGATGTGGTCGCGCCGCACGTCGAGGAAATGGACCGGACCAACAACTATCCCTGGCCGGTGGTCAAGGCGATGGCGGCCGAAGGATTCATGGGACTCACCATCGATCCCAGATACGGCGGCGGCGGGCGGCCGCTGATCGACGCCCTGCTGGTGGTCGAGGAACTGGCCAAGGTGTGCGGCACGGTCGCACGCATCTGCGTCGATGCCAACACCGCGGTGGGCAAGGCGATCGCCGAATACGGCACCGAGGATCAGCGCGCGCGTTATCTGCCCAAGGTGGTCGCCGGCGACAAGCCGGCGATCGCCATCACCGAACCGGACGTCGGCTCGGCCGCGACCTCGATCACCACGCGGGCCGAGAAGCGGGGCGATCATTACCTCCTCAACGGCGAGAAGCGCTGGATCACCGGCGCCGGCGTCACCGGGCTCTACCTCGTATTCGCGCGCTTCGAGGGCAAGGACGGCGCCGCCGGCATCGGCGGGCTGCTGGTGGAAGCCGATACCCCGGGACTCTCGGTGCCCAAGGTGCGCGTGATGATGGGCGTGCGCGGCATGCCCGAAGGGGACGTGGTGTTCAAGGACTGCAAGGTGCCGGCGGCGAACCTGATTGCGCCTCCGGGCCAGGGCTTCAAGCGGCTGATGACCGCCTACAACGTGCAGCGGCTCGGCGCCGCCACGGTGGCGCTCGGCATCGCGCAAGGGGCGTACGAGCTCGCCTGCGGCTACGCCGTGCGCCGCGAGCAGTTCGGGCAGCCGATCGGCGAATTCCAGGGCATCCAATGGATGCTCGCCGACATGCGGATTCAGCTCGAGGCCTCGCGGCTGCTGATCTACCGCGCCGCCGCCGAGGCCGGGCACGGCTTTCCCGACAAGGTCGATTCCGCCATCGCCAAGGTCCATTCCGCCGACACCGCGGTCGCGGTCACCAACATGGCGCTGCAGATCCACGGTGCCGCCGGATACTCGTGCGACCTGCCGCTCGAACGCATGGTGCGCGACGCCCGCATGTTCTCGATCGGCGGCGGCACCGCCCAGATGCAGCGCAACCTGATCGGGCGCGAGGCGCTGCGGTCGGCCAAGACCCAGATCCAGGAAGTGGCCGAATGA
- a CDS encoding malate/lactate/ureidoglycolate dehydrogenase, producing MSEILIPAERLRALTRRIFVAAGCSADESARIAHYLVLANLTGHDSHGVIRIPRYLDWMSKGWLKPDQTPTVIAESETLVLLEGHYGFGQTLGPRATEIGIRKAEAAGTAIVALRHSGHLGRIGDFAEMAAAAGLVSIHFVNVAGSTLVAPFGGRERRMGTNPITIGVPLPNEPPLILDFATSAVAEGKAIVAHSGGKPLPEGSLIDEEGRLSSDPAVFYGPKRPGQIPHSSGGRGAIRAMGEHKGSGLSLMIELLAGALTGSGCAGPPPRPVNNGMLSIFLKPATFAGEDAFAAEARSYVEFFKSSKLALGKDEILTPGEPERRARARREAEGVPLPEEAWAIIVAAGEHVGLDHRSIESAD from the coding sequence ATGTCCGAAATCCTGATCCCCGCCGAACGCCTACGCGCGCTGACCCGCCGCATTTTCGTCGCCGCCGGCTGCTCCGCCGACGAAAGCGCGCGCATCGCCCATTACCTGGTTCTCGCCAACCTGACCGGGCACGACAGCCACGGGGTCATCCGCATCCCCCGTTATCTCGACTGGATGAGCAAGGGCTGGCTCAAGCCGGATCAAACGCCGACCGTGATCGCCGAATCCGAAACCCTGGTCCTGCTCGAGGGCCATTACGGCTTCGGCCAGACCCTGGGGCCGCGCGCGACCGAAATCGGGATCCGCAAGGCCGAGGCCGCCGGCACGGCCATCGTCGCGCTCCGCCACAGCGGGCATTTGGGCCGCATCGGCGATTTCGCCGAGATGGCCGCGGCAGCGGGCCTGGTGTCGATTCATTTCGTCAACGTCGCGGGCAGCACCCTGGTCGCCCCCTTCGGCGGCCGCGAGCGGCGCATGGGCACCAACCCGATCACGATCGGGGTGCCGCTGCCGAACGAGCCCCCGCTCATCCTCGATTTCGCGACTTCCGCCGTCGCCGAGGGCAAGGCGATCGTCGCCCACAGCGGCGGCAAGCCCTTGCCCGAAGGGAGCCTGATCGACGAGGAGGGGCGGCTGTCGTCCGATCCGGCCGTCTTTTACGGGCCGAAGCGCCCGGGCCAGATTCCGCACTCGAGCGGCGGGCGCGGCGCCATCCGCGCCATGGGCGAGCACAAGGGCTCCGGCCTTTCGCTGATGATCGAACTGCTAGCGGGCGCGCTGACCGGATCGGGCTGCGCCGGACCGCCGCCGCGCCCGGTCAATAACGGCATGCTGTCTATTTTCCTGAAGCCCGCGACATTCGCGGGTGAAGACGCCTTCGCCGCCGAGGCGCGCAGTTACGTCGAATTCTTCAAAAGCTCCAAGCTCGCCCTCGGCAAGGACGAAATCCTGACGCCCGGCGAGCCGGAACGGCGCGCCCGCGCGCGGCGCGAGGCCGAAGGCGTGCCGTTGCCCGAGGAAGCGTGGGCCATCATCGTCGCCGCCGGCGAGCACGTTGGCCTTGACCACCGGTCGATCGAAAGCGCGGATTAG